TTTTCAGAATAACAACACCAATACGAGTAACATACCGGCTGAATTTGCTGCAGATGTGGCTAACTTGAATATCAGCTTTGTCTTGGGAAGTACAAATAGAAAAGTAGATTCTAGATCTTCTTGGGGCACGAACGACGCGATGAAAATTCCTACGCAAGGAGGAATTGCGCCAACCGACCCCGCAAACAATTTAAATCTTTGGGTTTGTGAAATAGGCGGAGGAATATTAGGATATGCACAGTTCCCAGGAGGATCCTCTGCCACTGATGGAGTTGTTATTGGAACCGATTTTTTTGGTGAAACCTCGGCTGGAGGAATATATGGAAAAGGAAGAACAGGTACCCATGAAGTTGGTCACTGGCTCAACCTTCGCCACATCTGGGGAGATGGAAGATGTAATCGAGACGATTTTGTAGCGGATACTCCCTTCTCCGATAGGGCAAATTACAATTGTCCTAGTTACCCTACAGTCCACTGTCGCTCGGCTGATATGACTATGAATTATATGGATTATGTACAAGACGATTGCATGTACATGTTCACTAACGGACAAAGCGATAGAATGCGTGCGCTCTTTGTACCTGAAGGACCCAAAGCTGATTTTGTAAATTAATAAGCTATTCATAAGGTTTTGATAAAAGGACATCTTTAAAGATGTCCTTTTTGTAGTTTTAGTCCCTATGAAATCGATACTTGGTAGTTTATTACTTCTTCTCAGCGTTCTGAATTGTGGGCAAGAAAATATGGAGCTGCTTTATGTAGCTCAAACTCGTGGTTTTTTTCTTAAAATTGTTGTCAAGTCCAAAGTCTTAACGGTTATTAGCGAAAGAGATGGCGAAGTAAAAGAACGAGAACTTTCCGAATTAGATTTTGAGGAATTAAAAACCTTGCTTGCCATTACGGATTTGGATGATGTAAAAACTTCAACTAGTTCAAAAAGCACTTATGACGCAGCGGCGATGGCTAGTTTAAATCTATCCATCAAAGGGAAAAGCTACCAATTTGATTTTGACCACGGTAATCCTCCCAAAAAACTGGAAGCATTGGTCAATAAAATCATAACACTTTCTGAAATAGTTGAGTAAGGAGATAAGATGTATTAATTTTACCATATCAAATTGTCCATATGAGTATTAAAGAAATACAAGAAGATATAGTAGATGAATTTTCGATGTTCGAGGATTGGATGCAGCGATACGAATATATGATAGAACTCGGGAAATCACTTCCGCTAATTGACGAAGAATTTAAGACCGATGACAATATTATCAAAGGATGCCAGAGCAAGGTTTGGGTCCATGCAGAACTTGAGGAGGATAAGTTGGTCTTTACAGCCGATAGCGATGCTATAATTACCAAAGGAATCATTGCCATATTGATTAGAGCTTTTAGCAACCAAAAACCGCAAGATATCATTGATGCGGACACTGAATTTATTGATGAGATCGGATTGAAGGAACACTTGTCCCCAACAAGGGCCAACGGCTTGGTGAGCATGATCAAGCAACTTAAACTGTACGCAGTAGCGTACCAAACACAATTGAATTAAGTTATGAGTGATATAAGTACAGCGGAAGACAGTGCCGAGTTAGGCGAGAAAATAGTAAAGATATTAAAGACCATTTATGATCCTGAAATACCTGTGGATATTTATGAGCTAGGGCTCATATATGATGTTTTGGTGAATGAGGACAACGAGGTCAAAATATTAATGACCTTAACTTCACCAAACTGCCCTGTTGCGGAAACCTTACCGGTAGAAGTAGAGGAAAAAGTAAAGTCATTAAACGCTATTAAAGATGCCGAGGTAGAAATAACTTTTGACCCACCCTGGACACAGGATTTAATGAGCGAAGAGGCCAAACTGGAACTTGGTTTATTATAGATTTAAGAAGTAAGATATAAGATGAAAGCCGATAAGGGTTTTGAAAAAATTATTTCCTGGAAGAAAGCGAGAGAGCTAAATAAAGAAATTTATCGACTCACCACTGCAACAGAGTTTTCAAAAGATTTTGCTTTAAGAGATCAGATTAGAAGAGCATCTATATCCATATCTTCAAATATTGCTGAAGGTTTCGGAAGAAAAACCAACAAAGAATTCATTTACTTTCTTAATGTTGCTCAGGCCTCGTGTTATGAAGTTAAATCTCAATTATATCTGGCTTTGGATATAGGATATGTTTCAAAACTAGAATTTGAACCATTATTTTGTATTTGTGATGAAATTTCTAAAACAATTTTTGGACTTATTAAGCATTTACAAAAGCCCTGATAACTTAAAACTGAATTCTTATGTCTGAAATAATAAATAGAGTCACCCAGAGCAAACTTGTCACGTTTGACTTGGAAGATTATTATCCTAAAGGCACCAGAATAACACTCGATATAAAGGACTGGCTTTTTGACGGTATCATTTTAAGGGAAAAGGAGTTCCGTACCCATTTGGAAAATCACGATTGGGCGCAATATCAAGATTCCTTTGTGGCAATAACCTGTTCCACAGACGCTATTGTTCCAGGATGGGCCTACATGCTTTTGACCACAAAATTGCAACCTTTTGCTATGAAGGTGGTGCAAGGCTCATTACAGGATTTGGAGACAATTTTATATCAATCTATAATAGACAATCTGGATATTTCGAGTTTTAAGGATAAATCGGTTATTATTAAAGGATGTAGCAACAAGCCTGTTCCTCCTAATGCCTATCTAGCTCTTACGGAACGCTTACAAACCGTTGTAAAGTCTATCATGTACGGGGAAGCCTGCTCTTCCGTACCCCTCTTCAAGAGAAAATAATGGAAAAATATTCGCAATATATGCGACTATTCTTACTTTAGCATTTCTATAAATTAAACACTATATCATGAAAAAAATTATTTTTACTACGGCCCTTATGCTGACTTGTGCTTTAGGGTTTTCTCAAACAGAAGAGGAATTGAAGGCACAATTGGGTCCCAAAAAAGATTCTATTGCGGCCATACAAGCCAGGGTTGATGCTATTAAGGCAGAAATTGCAGCACTGCCTGGATGGAAAATGGGTGCATTTGGTACTATTGGTGTAAACCTCAGCAGTTTTAATAACTGGTACGGCCAGGGTACCCCAGATGTATCTTCGGGAAATATAGCTGTAACCGCAAATGGTTTCGCAAATCTTAAGAAAGAAAAGTTCTTTTGGAGAAACTCAGCTAACATAAACCTAGGATGGGTAAAGTTTGATGATAAAAATGACCCAAATGATGATGACAGTTTTAGACAAGCGACCGATGTATTTAATATCTCTTCACTTTATGGTCGAAAATTATCTGAAAAATTCGCCATATCTGGATTAGGGGAATATAGAACTACCATCTTGAACAACTTCAATGACCCAGGTTACTTAGATTTGGGTGTGGGTGCCACTTGGACACCTATAACAGATTTGGTGGTGGTTATCCATCCCTTAAACTACAACTTCGTATTCAGTGATAATGATGCAGTTTTTCAATCTTCTTTGGGTGCTAAGATAGTAGCAGATTATACTAGAAAAATTGGTGCTATTAATTTTAAGACCAACCTTTCTATGTTTCAAAGTTATGAGAGTAGTGACCTTTCCAATTACACTTGGATAAATTCTTTTGGATACACCTTGTGGAACGGAATAGGAATAGGAGCCGAGTTCGGTTTAAGAAATAATAAGCAAGAAGCATTGAATTTTGCACAAAATGGACCAACACCTGATCCCACTGCGACGTTTGATTCAATAGATAATGATCTGCAGACATACTTCTTGGTAGGCTTGAACTACGCTTTCTAATCTGATAAGTAAATCTATTAATACGAACCCGCCATTTAGGCGGGTTTTTTATATGCTGGAATAATGCGTAGGGTCTGCTATTAAATTGAACAAGGCTTTAATACTTTGTAGGACTCCGAAAAGAAGAGGACTGTATATCCGTAGAATTAGGTTCAACCAATGAAAAAAGCCCTCTCTAGGAGGGCTTTTTAAGGTTAAGTAGTTATCGTAAAATTTGGGGTTTTACTTCTAGCTTTTCTAAGTTAAATATCAATTTGGGGTCAACACTATCACTTAAACACACTGTAAATTTAAGGCGACATTTCGCTTTTCTACAATTTATGTTGTGAACATATCCTAAAATGTGGTGAAAAATATAAGCGGTTTAATTTCTCCGATGAATGGTAAGAAATGATACTTCGATTGCCGTTAATATTCGTCCAAATGTTCGGGGTACAGAAAATTATTATAAGGAAAACGAGTTACATGTATCTCCCTGACTTCATCGTAGACCCGTTTTCTAAATTCGTCCAGATTTTCTTTGTTCAAAGCAGAAATAAATAGCGCCCTGTCCCCAACCTTTTCCATCCAGGTCTTTTTCCAATCGGCTATGGTAAAATGTGCGGATGTGCGTTCCGTAATCAGATCGTCCTCGTCTATTTCTTCGTTCTGATATTGGTCAATTTTATTAAAAACCATTATGGTCTTTTTATCCCCACTTTTTATTTCAACAAGAATTTGATTCACAGAATCTATATGCTCTTCAAACTGTGGATGCGAAATATCCACCACATGTAAGAGTAGGTCCGCTTCCCGAACCTCGTCCAACGTGCTTTTAAAACTTTCTACGAGTTGCGTGGGCAGTTTTCGGATAAAACCAACGGTATCACTCAATAAAAAGGGAAGATTGCCTATGACCACTTTTCGCACGGTTGTATCTAAAGTTGCGAACAGTTTGTTTTCGGCAAATACATCGCTTTTGCTGATAACGTTCATTAGGGTTGATTTGCCCACATTCGTATACCCAACAAGCGCCACTCTTACCAAGGCACCACGGTTGCCCCGTTGCGTCTCCATCTGCCGGTCTATTTTTAAGAGCTTCTTTTTTAGCAGGGAAATGCGATCACGTACAATACGCCTATCCGTCTCAATTTCCGTTTCACCGGGACCTCGCATACCAATACCCCCTCTTTGGCGCTCCAAGTGCGTCCATAGGCCGGTTAGTCTAGGTAACAAATACTCATATTGCGCTAACTCCACCTGCGTTCGGGCATAGCTCGTCTGGGCACGCTGCGCAAAAATATCTAGGATCAGACTGGTACGATCAATAATTTTACAGCGGAGCTGTTTTTCAATATTACGTTGCTGTGCGGGAGTAAGCTCATCATCAAAAATAACCGAACCGATTTCATGCTCTTTCACATACTGTTCAACTTCTTCCATCTTACCACTACCTATAAGTGTTTTAGGATTTTGAATGTCCATGCGTTGCACGAAGCGTTTGGTTACTTCCCCACCGGCGGTATAGGTCAGAAATTCTAACTCATCCAGATATTCGCTTACTTTTTCTTCATTCTGTTCCT
This sequence is a window from Maribacter aestuarii. Protein-coding genes within it:
- a CDS encoding four helix bundle protein; this translates as MKADKGFEKIISWKKARELNKEIYRLTTATEFSKDFALRDQIRRASISISSNIAEGFGRKTNKEFIYFLNVAQASCYEVKSQLYLALDIGYVSKLEFEPLFCICDEISKTIFGLIKHLQKP
- a CDS encoding SufE family protein; translated protein: MSIKEIQEDIVDEFSMFEDWMQRYEYMIELGKSLPLIDEEFKTDDNIIKGCQSKVWVHAELEEDKLVFTADSDAIITKGIIAILIRAFSNQKPQDIIDADTEFIDEIGLKEHLSPTRANGLVSMIKQLKLYAVAYQTQLN
- a CDS encoding SUF system Fe-S cluster assembly protein — protein: MSDISTAEDSAELGEKIVKILKTIYDPEIPVDIYELGLIYDVLVNEDNEVKILMTLTSPNCPVAETLPVEVEEKVKSLNAIKDAEVEITFDPPWTQDLMSEEAKLELGLL
- a CDS encoding zinc metalloprotease; protein product: MKKVFLGLSILLAGLTSCEKEQNVNLEESQSPQEITVDMSDFTLYADNDNLTGKSAEGFEKCVSMKNLEYRLAKNKGLAKKMYDIEYNTRKAIALKPGNGGGKPGGGGNGGGGDTPTIYEGAISIPVVVNIIEQFSGQVTQAQINSQIRILNEDFQNNNTNTSNIPAEFAADVANLNISFVLGSTNRKVDSRSSWGTNDAMKIPTQGGIAPTDPANNLNLWVCEIGGGILGYAQFPGGSSATDGVVIGTDFFGETSAGGIYGKGRTGTHEVGHWLNLRHIWGDGRCNRDDFVADTPFSDRANYNCPSYPTVHCRSADMTMNYMDYVQDDCMYMFTNGQSDRMRALFVPEGPKADFVN
- the hflX gene encoding GTPase HflX, whose translation is MLEKTTIDYEKAVLVGIINKEQNEEKVSEYLDELEFLTYTAGGEVTKRFVQRMDIQNPKTLIGSGKMEEVEQYVKEHEIGSVIFDDELTPAQQRNIEKQLRCKIIDRTSLILDIFAQRAQTSYARTQVELAQYEYLLPRLTGLWTHLERQRGGIGMRGPGETEIETDRRIVRDRISLLKKKLLKIDRQMETQRGNRGALVRVALVGYTNVGKSTLMNVISKSDVFAENKLFATLDTTVRKVVIGNLPFLLSDTVGFIRKLPTQLVESFKSTLDEVREADLLLHVVDISHPQFEEHIDSVNQILVEIKSGDKKTIMVFNKIDQYQNEEIDEDDLITERTSAHFTIADWKKTWMEKVGDRALFISALNKENLDEFRKRVYDEVREIHVTRFPYNNFLYPEHLDEY
- a CDS encoding DUF3078 domain-containing protein, translated to MKKIIFTTALMLTCALGFSQTEEELKAQLGPKKDSIAAIQARVDAIKAEIAALPGWKMGAFGTIGVNLSSFNNWYGQGTPDVSSGNIAVTANGFANLKKEKFFWRNSANINLGWVKFDDKNDPNDDDSFRQATDVFNISSLYGRKLSEKFAISGLGEYRTTILNNFNDPGYLDLGVGATWTPITDLVVVIHPLNYNFVFSDNDAVFQSSLGAKIVADYTRKIGAINFKTNLSMFQSYESSDLSNYTWINSFGYTLWNGIGIGAEFGLRNNKQEALNFAQNGPTPDPTATFDSIDNDLQTYFLVGLNYAF
- a CDS encoding DUF2480 family protein; its protein translation is MSEIINRVTQSKLVTFDLEDYYPKGTRITLDIKDWLFDGIILREKEFRTHLENHDWAQYQDSFVAITCSTDAIVPGWAYMLLTTKLQPFAMKVVQGSLQDLETILYQSIIDNLDISSFKDKSVIIKGCSNKPVPPNAYLALTERLQTVVKSIMYGEACSSVPLFKRK